The genomic interval ACCCTAAAATTCATTTTTGCATTAACACTATTTTTTAGCGGCTTCATATTGATTTCGTGTGACACCGATGATTCATCAGCTGGACCAGAGATAATAACTGATGATGGAGAAGACCTCTCTTTATTATTTACTACCCAGACGGAAGAAGATCAGATAGGTGAGTTTGCAAATAACGCCATGGTAGCTTACGATGGAAGTATTTGGGTAGTAGGAGGTCATATAGGTTTTGGTCCTCCTTATTTCACGTCGACTAGTCAAGTCTGGCGTAGTGAGAACGGTGCAAACTGGCTCTCTGTTTCTTCAGAACAGTTTCCAGCTAGAACGGGACATTCCCTTAATGTTATTGATGGTAAAATGGTGATGATAGGCGGCATAAACCCTGATACCTCAGAAGATTTTGCAGATATATGGACCTCTATCGATGGTTTAAGTTGGGTACTAGAGGGTACCCTTCCCTTTGGAAGCGTTTACCATCATACAGTAACTGAGTTTAATGGACGATGGTATCTCATTTATGCGAGTAGTGTGTTCTCCTCTATAAATGGTGTTGATTGGACTTTCGAGACCACAACTGGTTTTGCAGCGGCAAATTTTCAAAAGGCAGTTGTTTTTGATAATGCGCTCTATGTAGTAGGGGGGCTTACTGCAAGTAATAGTAGAGTAAATGAAGTCTGGAAAACCACAGACGGCAGTATTTGGGAAGAAGTAAGCCTCTCTGGTGATATTTATACACCTAGAGTTAATCATACAGTTACAACCTACAATGGTAAGGTTTTCATGATAGGTGGAAGAGCTGGAACAACGATTTTTAGGGAAATCTTCTACACTAATGATATGGAAAACTGGACGCAATATGACTTGGAAGAAGATACTGATGGTACGAGTGATGGGCTCTATGCACATAACACACTATTATATCGTGACGCTCTTTGGATTTTTGGCGGATACAACAGCACACAAGCCTCTAGCGAAATTCTCAGCATAACAGAAGAATAGACGTGTTAAACAACACACCCATTAATCGTATAGATGTGTTTCTTAACGCTTTCGCGAAAGCGATAAGGATTGCAATTACTAAAAAATCATAAAATGAAGAACAATCCCCCTGATACTGAAAATTCGTTGGAACACTAAGCTCAAGTATTAGAAAATGCGAAATAAAATTTAAAAACACACTCTTATGAAACCAGCTAAAATTATTTTAATTATCGGACTACTGTTTAGCTTTACAACCGCAGAAGCTCAATTTCTAAAAAAACTTGGAAAAGCCGCTGAACGTGCAGCAAAAAAAACTGTAGAGAGACGCACTGAAAGAGAAACAGAAAAAAGAACTGATGCTGCTCTTGATAGCGTACTTGATAACAAAAAACGAAAACGCAAGAGACGCAAGAACAGAAAAAATAAAGGCGGTCCTATTATAGGAGGTGAAACCGATAAGGGTACTACAGATCCCAATTATGAGATCAGTAGAGCTTCCGACTTTGAGCCTGGAGCAATGTCTCTATTTGAAGATGCATTTAACAAAGAGAATCAAGGCGATTTTCCAGCGCGTTGGGATACCAATGGTAGTGGAGAGATTACTGTAATCAATGGCGAAAAATGGCTGCGATTAGGAGGGAATTCTAAATACATTCCAATGCTCAAAAAAAGCCTGCCAGAAAACTACACCGTAGAGTTTGACATGCTTACGCAAGGACTCGATCATAGAACTAGTTCCCAAGCTTGGATCACCTTACTCTTAGAAGATAACTCTGATTTTAAACGTGCTAAAAACTGGTGTATGGTTGAGCTCTCACCGTGTCAATTCATCCACTCACCTGGTACCGTTGAAAAAGTTGTAAATGGAAAACGCGAGATACGCAACAATATTGGAAAAGACTACCGTAATCTCATTAATGGAAAATCCCATATTGCAATAGCTGTAAATAAAACCCGAATTCGTGTTTGGATGAATGACAGTAAACTGGTAGACATCCCTCGCCTAGTCCCAGCTGGAGCTAATGTTTTTAAAATACACACTAGAGGATTGCGGGATGCTGCTGGAGTAGATGAACTATATATAAGCAACTTTAGAATAGGTGCAGCAGGTGAGGACAACCGCAGCAAACTAATTACCGAGGGGAGACTTTCTACAAACGCTATCCTTTTTGAATCTGGTAGTGATCAATTAAAAAGTAGCTCCTATAAGATTATTCGTGAGATCGTAGAAGTACTCGAACGAAACCCAGAGGTACGCATCCAGATCATTGGTCATACAGATACAGATGGGAATACAGCTAGCAATCTTGCGCTTTCGCGAAAGCGAGCTCAGGCTGTTAAAAAAACCATGACTGTTCAATATGGAATTGCATCTTCTCGAATAACAACCGACGGAATGGGCGAGAGCCAACCCATAGCCAAAAATAGTTCCCCAGATGGCAAAGCCCAGAACCGTCGCGTAGAATTCATAAAGCTCTAAAATCCAAACATGAAAACAATAATCAAATTTGTTCATCTTATGATACTTACGCTATGTGTATCATGTGGAGGAGGTGTCAATTACGATGGTTTTACGACCAACGATGATGGAGGAATAGATGAACTAACATTGGTAGAGACTTGGGATACTTCTAGTGGAACTCTTTCAGGACAAGCTCAAAATGAATACCTCATACTTGAAGAGGACAATACGCTTGAAGGGTGTAGTGCTTATAGTATTGCCTTTAACGACGCGAACTTCTGGACCAATGCATCACCGCACACATCTGGAAAACAATAACTTATAAAAACTAATTTAATACTCTAAAATAACCCCTATGAAAAATCTATGTATTGCCATTGCAATTTTTGTCTGGCTACCAGTAGTATCTCAAAATTCCTGTAGTCAATTTTATCCTACAGAAGAAGGAAAAACCTTAATCATCCATCAACTAAATAAGCGAGAACGACTTTCCTCAATTACTGAGTTTACTGTGCTCGAAGCTACCACTGAAGGACTTAAAATAGGTATGATTTTAAAAGATAAACGTAATGAACCTATCACTGAGGCTACTTTTAGAGCAACATGTTCTAATGGGACAACGCTGCTCGAACCAGAATCTATAATGAGTGGATTAATGCGTCAATATGAAGCTATGGAATACAGGATTACAGGCGATGCTATTTCTATACCTAATGATTTAAATGTAGGACAGTCTCTACCTGATGCCGAAGTTACTATGGTTATCAATAGTGGAATCATGAATATTACCTCAACGGTAAAAATGACAGACAGAAAAGTTGTGGATGAAGAAGCTATATCAACACCTGCAGGCACTTTTGATTGTTTTGTCATCACGTATACAAACACGTTACAAATGGGACTCTCCAGAACGATGAAAAGCACTCAATGGATTGCCACTGGTTTAGGAATGATACAAGAAGAAACCAGAAAGGAAAATGGTAACCTCATTACTAAAAGCGTTTTATACGCTATAAATTAATAACCTTTTATAAAATGAATAGTATGGAAACTTTAAATACATTAAAAGGCATACTCTTATGCTTAGCGATAAGTTGTTTGATAGGTTGTGATACCGATATTCCTGAAACTGATAACATTTCACCGACGTTTAGATTTGAGATAAGGGGAGATGGTTTTAGCCGGGTGTTTACAGAAGAAGATGAATTTGATGATTTTCAACTCAATTTAAAAGCTGGAGCCTCTTTTACTATAATGTTCTCAGGAGCCGATCAAGGTGGATTAAAAAGACTACAAATGGAGTTTCCTCAGGAATACTTTGATTTTCAAACCGATATTGATAGCCCTTGGCAAACTACCACTAATACTTTTACAAGAACTATATACTGGAATGGAGATCGCGAGAACCCTCTTACAGGTTATGTTTTTAATGGTAGATTCATAGCAAGTAATGATGTTGGGTTTCCTTCTATATATCTACGTGCTGAGGATTTTGGAGGAGAAAGTGGTCCTCCCTTTAATATATCTGAGGGAACGATCAATATCAGTATTAACAATCACGATACGGAAGTACTAAATTATTAATTACAGGATCACAAGTGTCAACCATTTATGATATAAAATAACAAACAATAATTAATTTAAAACAACTATTATGAAAACACTTAAAAAACTTACCTATTTGACTTTTGTAGTATTATCTCTTTTTACCACAGCCTGTAGTGATGATGGAGAAGATGGAATGGACGGAATCGATGGCATTGATGGTGAACAAGGGCCTGCCGGGGAAGATGGCAATGCAA from Dokdonia sp. Hel_I_53 carries:
- a CDS encoding OmpA family protein; the encoded protein is MKPAKIILIIGLLFSFTTAEAQFLKKLGKAAERAAKKTVERRTERETEKRTDAALDSVLDNKKRKRKRRKNRKNKGGPIIGGETDKGTTDPNYEISRASDFEPGAMSLFEDAFNKENQGDFPARWDTNGSGEITVINGEKWLRLGGNSKYIPMLKKSLPENYTVEFDMLTQGLDHRTSSQAWITLLLEDNSDFKRAKNWCMVELSPCQFIHSPGTVEKVVNGKREIRNNIGKDYRNLINGKSHIAIAVNKTRIRVWMNDSKLVDIPRLVPAGANVFKIHTRGLRDAAGVDELYISNFRIGAAGEDNRSKLITEGRLSTNAILFESGSDQLKSSSYKIIREIVEVLERNPEVRIQIIGHTDTDGNTASNLALSRKRAQAVKKTMTVQYGIASSRITTDGMGESQPIAKNSSPDGKAQNRRVEFIKL
- a CDS encoding kelch repeat-containing protein gives rise to the protein MKTLKFIFALTLFFSGFILISCDTDDSSAGPEIITDDGEDLSLLFTTQTEEDQIGEFANNAMVAYDGSIWVVGGHIGFGPPYFTSTSQVWRSENGANWLSVSSEQFPARTGHSLNVIDGKMVMIGGINPDTSEDFADIWTSIDGLSWVLEGTLPFGSVYHHTVTEFNGRWYLIYASSVFSSINGVDWTFETTTGFAAANFQKAVVFDNALYVVGGLTASNSRVNEVWKTTDGSIWEEVSLSGDIYTPRVNHTVTTYNGKVFMIGGRAGTTIFREIFYTNDMENWTQYDLEEDTDGTSDGLYAHNTLLYRDALWIFGGYNSTQASSEILSITEE